In Fodinibius saliphilus, a genomic segment contains:
- a CDS encoding matrixin family metalloprotease: MKHIFAVIFSALFLGSSAYLNAQQTPTVDSALKKSNTAFEKIRKNHSEILPNKYADPFYPYYQNYPQTEPCGKTITYRIANIDIKYNISNSELKQVMRKVESLWEQPIGEDLLQYKKNGEIGIHLIYGGEQHLENDNKFPQHIKIKTLENRIKLIRRSYKRLSKRYKEKSEEMEKALAKYNKAAKRYNRKIEELKKNGGIPSSKKQEIEQIQRMPKQLKDKAINLKQTAESLRQRSNKKSKELDDLLDRRNEMIAEYNSRFGEAQRFNQGQYLVTGNRKRINIYQFSTRAELTILLAHETGHALGLDHVDNPRSIMHIVLTKQNIFDLSLTEEDINALRKRCNNY, from the coding sequence ATGAAACACATTTTTGCCGTCATCTTTTCGGCCCTATTTTTAGGATCCTCAGCTTACCTTAATGCTCAACAAACACCAACTGTAGATTCTGCTTTAAAGAAAAGTAATACGGCCTTCGAAAAGATTCGGAAGAACCATTCTGAAATCCTTCCAAATAAATATGCCGACCCTTTTTATCCCTACTACCAAAACTATCCCCAAACAGAACCCTGTGGAAAAACTATCACCTATAGAATTGCAAATATTGATATCAAATACAATATCAGTAATAGTGAATTAAAGCAGGTGATGAGAAAGGTTGAATCTCTTTGGGAACAACCGATAGGAGAAGATCTACTCCAATATAAAAAAAACGGAGAGATTGGCATTCATCTGATCTATGGCGGTGAACAACATTTAGAGAACGACAACAAGTTTCCTCAACACATTAAGATTAAGACATTAGAAAATCGTATCAAATTAATAAGAAGGTCATATAAACGCCTTTCTAAACGATATAAAGAAAAAAGCGAAGAGATGGAAAAAGCGTTGGCTAAATACAACAAAGCTGCAAAAAGGTACAATAGAAAAATAGAGGAGTTGAAAAAAAACGGTGGAATACCAAGCAGCAAAAAACAAGAAATAGAACAAATACAGAGAATGCCTAAACAGCTAAAAGATAAAGCAATTAATCTAAAACAAACTGCGGAATCATTGCGACAGCGATCTAATAAAAAATCAAAAGAACTTGACGACTTATTAGATCGACGAAATGAAATGATTGCCGAGTATAACAGCCGATTCGGTGAAGCACAACGATTTAATCAGGGACAGTATCTGGTAACAGGTAATCGGAAACGTATCAATATATACCAGTTTAGCACTAGGGCAGAACTTACAATCCTTTTAGCGCATGAAACGGGTCATGCCTTGGGGCTTGACCATGTCGACAACCCAAGATCAATTATGCATATTGTATTGACCAAACAAAATATTTTTGATTTGAGCCTAACAGAAGAGGATATCAACGCTCTGCGTAAACGTTGTAACAACTATTAA
- a CDS encoding CvfB family protein produces the protein MFKLGTYQTLNVARITEYGYFLQNTSSRTDEEVLLPNKLALRDLQEGENVRVFLYKDGEERLTATMQDPDITLNDVAFLTVKDANNFGAYLDWGLDKDLFVPHSEQVNKMREGQSYLVYMYLDEQTNRLAASTRLGRFMKREEITVEEGEKVDLWIWKETDLGYKVIINNTHEGLVYHNEFYEDIFYGDKTTGWIKQIRDDNKIDVTLRPIGYDKVEPNAQHILERLKHTDGYLDLHDKSDPKEIHNRLEMSKKTFKKAIGRLYKKEIIRIEDDGIYLRN, from the coding sequence ATGTTCAAACTCGGTACCTACCAAACGCTCAATGTAGCTCGAATTACAGAATACGGCTATTTTTTACAGAACACATCCAGCAGAACAGATGAAGAAGTGCTACTTCCCAATAAGTTAGCTTTACGTGACCTGCAAGAAGGAGAGAATGTGCGGGTATTCCTCTATAAGGACGGTGAAGAGCGCCTAACAGCCACGATGCAAGACCCTGATATCACCTTAAACGATGTGGCCTTTCTAACCGTTAAAGATGCCAATAACTTTGGTGCCTATCTTGATTGGGGACTGGATAAAGATCTTTTTGTCCCCCACAGCGAACAGGTGAATAAAATGAGGGAAGGGCAGTCGTACTTGGTATATATGTACCTCGATGAACAAACCAACAGACTGGCCGCCTCAACACGTCTGGGACGTTTTATGAAGAGGGAGGAGATTACTGTTGAGGAAGGCGAAAAGGTTGATCTCTGGATCTGGAAAGAGACAGACCTTGGCTATAAAGTGATTATCAATAATACGCATGAGGGTCTCGTATATCACAATGAATTTTATGAAGATATTTTTTACGGTGACAAAACTACCGGCTGGATAAAGCAGATAAGAGACGATAACAAAATTGATGTCACGTTACGACCCATTGGGTACGATAAAGTAGAACCCAATGCTCAACATATTTTAGAGCGGTTAAAACATACAGACGGCTACCTTGATCTCCATGATAAAAGTGATCCTAAAGAGATTCACAATCGATTGGAAATGAGTAAGAAGACATTCAAAAAGGCCATTGGTCGCCTCTACAAAAAAGAGATCATCCGTATTGAAGATGACGGAATATACCTTCGAAATTAA
- a CDS encoding lytic murein transglycosylase, producing MRLSSKQFSLLTIVILTLLWILLFFFDATSYRNTATTNNAVSSKYSTVETTEDIKQIESLIAYLKEKGFEVGKLLEDPRFELYDGIADRFRKSAERKSHSLASYKRVLGFDAKAREIRNFIDEHSKQLNKASKKYGISKYVISAIIGIESDFGQNIGSYNPFNAYVSMYAENYRRDFAKAQLRELMEFVERKNIDVFELKSSYAGAMAFAQFIPYSLNKWFVGKDIFDMNNNIMSVANYLAYFKKRTNNIETAVLRYNPSSLYTKAVLDLADTAKQHYGTH from the coding sequence ATGAGACTCTCATCCAAACAGTTTTCGTTATTAACAATAGTAATCCTGACTTTGTTATGGATTTTATTGTTTTTCTTTGATGCCACCTCTTATAGAAACACTGCTACTACCAACAATGCCGTATCCTCCAAATATTCTACAGTTGAGACTACAGAAGATATAAAGCAGATCGAGTCCCTCATCGCATATTTAAAAGAAAAAGGCTTTGAAGTAGGAAAGTTACTTGAAGATCCCCGTTTTGAACTCTACGATGGAATTGCCGATCGATTTCGTAAATCTGCTGAACGAAAATCTCACTCCCTAGCCTCCTATAAGAGAGTACTTGGATTCGATGCCAAAGCCCGTGAAATTCGTAATTTTATCGACGAGCACTCAAAGCAGCTTAATAAAGCTTCAAAGAAATATGGCATTTCAAAGTATGTGATTTCAGCTATCATTGGAATAGAATCAGACTTTGGACAAAACATTGGCAGCTATAATCCCTTCAATGCCTATGTATCGATGTACGCTGAAAATTACCGTCGTGATTTTGCCAAAGCGCAATTAAGAGAGTTAATGGAGTTTGTTGAACGTAAAAATATCGACGTATTTGAATTGAAATCTAGCTATGCCGGTGCTATGGCTTTTGCCCAATTTATCCCCTACTCCTTAAACAAATGGTTTGTGGGAAAAGATATCTTTGATATGAATAATAATATTATGTCAGTTGCTAACTACCTGGCTTATTTTAAAAAGCGGACCAATAATATCGAAACGGCTGTGCTACGATATAACCCCAGTAGTTTATATACCAAAGCTGTATTAGACTTAGCTGATACCGCGAAACAGCATTATGGAACCCACTAG
- a CDS encoding matrixin family metalloprotease — protein MQLKSFGSIFFFSLIGIFYYSYFSVGQYLIESNTAEISTHQTVACEKVLTYRIANIDEKYDISNSELKQVMRKVESLWEQSVQKELLQYKKEGEIGIHLIYGDEQQRSQNEKQLSRRIKTLDHRVELMRKSFNRLSKKYKEKSGEMEKALDKYNKAASKFNKKIEEWNKKGGIPRSKKSEVEQMQKDLKQLQRKGNRLKTAAESLRQRANAKSEQLNDLVDRQNEMIAEYNSRFSEVGRFDQGQYRVAGNQKRINIYQFGNRAELTAVLAHETGHALGLDHVDNPKSIMHAVMDKQNIFDLSLTKEDVSALRQRCNNY, from the coding sequence GTGCAGCTGAAATCTTTTGGCTCAATTTTCTTTTTTTCACTTATAGGAATATTTTACTATTCCTATTTCAGTGTCGGGCAATACCTTATTGAAAGTAATACTGCCGAAATTTCCACTCACCAAACAGTTGCCTGTGAAAAAGTTCTCACCTATAGAATTGCAAATATCGATGAAAAATACGATATCAGTAATAGCGAATTAAAGCAGGTGATGAGGAAGGTTGAATCGCTTTGGGAACAATCAGTACAGAAAGAACTTCTGCAATATAAAAAAGAGGGAGAAATTGGCATTCATCTGATCTATGGCGACGAACAACAACGTTCACAGAATGAAAAACAATTATCTCGACGCATTAAGACATTAGATCATCGCGTCGAATTGATGAGAAAATCATTCAACCGTCTTTCTAAAAAATATAAAGAAAAGAGCGGAGAAATGGAAAAAGCGTTGGATAAGTACAATAAAGCTGCATCGAAATTCAATAAAAAAATAGAGGAGTGGAACAAAAAAGGTGGAATACCACGTAGCAAAAAATCAGAAGTAGAACAGATGCAAAAAGATCTCAAACAGCTACAACGTAAAGGAAATAGACTAAAAACGGCTGCAGAATCATTACGACAACGAGCTAATGCAAAGTCAGAACAACTTAACGATTTGGTAGATCGACAAAATGAAATGATTGCCGAATATAACAGCCGATTTAGTGAAGTAGGACGATTTGATCAGGGACAGTATCGTGTTGCAGGTAATCAAAAACGTATTAACATTTATCAGTTTGGAAATAGGGCAGAACTTACAGCTGTTTTAGCACACGAAACGGGCCATGCTCTGGGGCTTGACCATGTCGACAACCCAAAATCGATTATGCATGCTGTAATGGATAAACAAAATATCTTTGACTTAAGCCTAACAAAAGAAGATGTCAGTGCTCTACGTCAGCGATGTAACAACTATTAA
- a CDS encoding UPF0182 family membrane protein gives MSNSAFSNRLFKILLPLLVIIGVIGLFSDWIIEWLWLDNLGYDQVFWTIKTTQGLLLVGALFLALLYVIPNMRALGKRFSTMSFGQSPLAQLKLHEISSKKIKTTFYGVGAIISGFFSLAFFMRWDTYFRFHWNETFGQVDPIFGHDIGFYLFRLPFIELIQNSLSSLVFFVTAITILLYVYSGALSLGSSKKVIASSGIKRHISINIGIWLLLLSWGYYLQRYNLLYNSGGAVYGAGYIDINVRLPIIWLLCILSLALAAFAFFQLYKSQFKWLIIGGVATILIGGIGNGLLPGMVQQFIVEPSELQLEEPYIKNSIEQTREAYALDKMDTQPYSAEPSEQMDWSTIQENEQTIENIRLWDPRLLIQTYRQLQEIRLYYQFYNVDVDRYQTDEGYMQMMVSARELSEELPEQANTWVNRRLQYTHGYGLVMSPVAQEGSQGDPRLTIKDIPPVTDMGLTVDQPAIYYGEHNSDYKIVNTNVRELDYPSGDENVYTNYQGSSGVNIGSLFSKLLFSWNFGDINILLTDYINEDSKIIFWKKIQERVNKIAPFLRLEDDPYLVLNEGKLYWIQDAYTTSPDYPYSEPYKGQYNYIRNSVKVVVDAYNGSVDFYVADEQDPVLNIYRDIFPTMFKPMDEMPGSLRSHIRYPIHYFKAQIEKYNEYHMTDPQVFYNNEDLWTRPNEKYGGQSIKMEPYYVLTKLPGQEELQYLLISPLTPNNRDNMIGWMAANSDYPNYGEVSVYQLPKERLILGPAQIEARIDQDTEISRQLALWDQRGSRVIRGNLMVIPIENSFIYVEPVFLIAEGVDIPQLQRVIATSGEKIAMQPTLWESIEALYGKKGQRIASTKIDTSGVMPPTSQAMSASSSEELNRAQTLWKEASEALKSGDWETFGSKMKEIEELLNQN, from the coding sequence ATGAGTAATTCTGCCTTTTCAAATAGACTCTTCAAAATTCTTCTTCCGCTATTAGTAATCATCGGAGTGATAGGATTATTTTCTGATTGGATCATAGAATGGCTATGGCTAGATAACCTAGGGTATGACCAGGTGTTCTGGACCATAAAAACAACACAAGGTCTTTTGCTTGTGGGTGCACTTTTTCTTGCACTCTTGTATGTAATCCCCAATATGAGAGCGTTGGGCAAGAGATTTAGCACCATGAGTTTTGGACAATCGCCGCTGGCTCAGCTCAAACTGCACGAAATCAGCAGTAAAAAAATAAAAACAACCTTTTACGGGGTCGGAGCGATTATCAGTGGTTTCTTCTCATTAGCATTCTTCATGCGATGGGATACCTACTTCCGATTTCACTGGAATGAAACATTTGGACAGGTTGATCCTATTTTTGGGCATGACATCGGCTTTTACCTCTTCCGACTTCCTTTTATTGAGCTTATTCAAAACAGTTTGAGCTCACTGGTATTCTTTGTTACAGCCATCACCATCTTACTTTATGTATATTCCGGTGCCCTTAGCCTTGGATCGTCAAAGAAGGTTATAGCTTCATCGGGTATTAAAAGACATATTAGTATCAATATCGGTATCTGGTTATTACTGCTCTCCTGGGGATATTACTTGCAGCGCTATAACCTGTTATACAATTCGGGTGGTGCAGTATATGGGGCCGGCTATATCGATATCAATGTTCGCCTCCCTATTATATGGTTATTATGCATCCTGTCATTGGCGCTTGCTGCTTTTGCTTTTTTCCAACTCTATAAGAGCCAATTTAAATGGCTGATCATTGGCGGTGTTGCAACAATATTAATAGGCGGAATTGGCAATGGCCTGCTTCCGGGCATGGTACAGCAATTTATTGTAGAACCCAGCGAACTGCAGCTCGAAGAACCCTATATCAAAAACAGTATTGAACAAACACGGGAAGCTTATGCACTGGATAAGATGGATACCCAGCCATACAGTGCAGAGCCATCGGAACAGATGGATTGGTCTACCATTCAAGAAAATGAACAGACTATCGAAAATATACGGCTGTGGGACCCCAGGCTACTGATTCAAACCTATCGGCAGCTACAGGAAATACGTCTATACTACCAGTTTTACAATGTTGATGTGGACCGTTACCAAACTGATGAAGGATATATGCAGATGATGGTTTCTGCCCGTGAACTGTCTGAGGAACTTCCGGAGCAAGCCAACACCTGGGTGAATCGTCGGCTACAGTATACACACGGCTATGGACTAGTAATGAGTCCCGTTGCCCAGGAAGGCTCGCAGGGTGACCCGCGGTTAACTATCAAAGATATTCCTCCTGTTACGGATATGGGACTCACAGTCGATCAACCTGCCATCTACTACGGTGAACATAATTCTGACTATAAGATTGTTAATACCAATGTCCGTGAGCTCGATTATCCCAGTGGAGATGAAAATGTTTATACCAACTACCAGGGAAGCAGTGGAGTCAATATTGGTAGCTTATTTTCGAAACTTCTGTTCTCATGGAATTTTGGGGATATTAATATTCTGCTAACCGACTATATCAATGAGGATAGTAAAATCATTTTCTGGAAAAAAATTCAAGAACGGGTTAATAAAATTGCCCCTTTCCTACGTCTGGAAGATGACCCCTACCTTGTGCTCAATGAGGGCAAACTTTATTGGATACAAGATGCTTATACTACTTCACCCGATTACCCTTATTCAGAACCATACAAAGGGCAATACAACTATATCCGAAATTCTGTTAAGGTAGTAGTAGATGCGTACAACGGTTCTGTTGATTTCTATGTCGCGGATGAACAAGATCCGGTACTTAATATTTATCGTGATATTTTCCCGACTATGTTCAAACCGATGGATGAAATGCCCGGTAGTCTTCGCAGTCATATTCGCTACCCCATCCATTACTTCAAGGCACAGATTGAAAAATACAACGAATACCATATGACCGATCCTCAGGTATTTTATAACAACGAGGATTTATGGACACGCCCCAATGAGAAATATGGGGGACAATCCATCAAAATGGAACCTTACTATGTACTCACTAAGCTTCCTGGGCAAGAAGAACTGCAATATCTGCTAATTAGTCCCCTAACCCCCAACAACAGAGATAATATGATTGGATGGATGGCAGCCAATTCCGATTATCCCAACTATGGGGAAGTTTCTGTTTATCAGCTCCCAAAAGAACGATTGATTCTTGGCCCTGCACAGATTGAAGCCCGTATAGATCAGGATACTGAAATATCACGACAGCTAGCCCTTTGGGATCAGCGCGGTTCTCGGGTCATCCGCGGAAACCTTATGGTCATCCCAATAGAAAATTCATTTATATATGTAGAGCCGGTTTTCCTTATTGCAGAAGGTGTTGATATTCCCCAGTTGCAACGTGTCATTGCCACATCAGGCGAAAAAATAGCCATGCAACCGACCCTTTGGGAATCGATAGAAGCACTTTATGGTAAAAAAGGTCAGCGTATTGCCTCTACAAAAATCGATACAAGTGGTGTAATGCCGCCAACCTCCCAAGCCATGTCCGCTTCATCCTCTGAGGAGCTTAACAGAGCTCAAACCCTTTGGAAAGAGGCGAGCGAAGCTTTAAAAAGCGGCGACTGGGAAACCTTCGGTAGCAAAATGAAGGAAATTGAAGAGTTGCTAAATCAAAATTAA
- a CDS encoding DsbA family oxidoreductase produces the protein MKVEIWSDVVCPFCYIGKRRFDQALEHFEYTDRIDIEWRSFLLNPDMETDTEATINEHLSTSKNISIDKAQQMTNRVKTMAAKEGLEFNMDKIVVANSYNAHRIIQWAKTHGLAHKAEEVLFEAYFTAGANIDEIDTLVDIADQLGLDTDKARNILTGDKFTNVVKHDFQTAQGMNIRGVPLFLFDRKFVVSGAQETKTFLSALKQGWNNWLEKQQKIQDADVDGIICGPNGNC, from the coding sequence ATGAAAGTAGAAATTTGGTCCGATGTTGTATGCCCTTTTTGTTATATAGGAAAGCGCCGTTTCGACCAAGCCCTCGAACATTTTGAATATACCGATCGTATTGATATTGAGTGGCGTAGTTTCCTGTTAAATCCTGATATGGAAACTGATACAGAGGCAACAATTAACGAGCATTTATCAACATCAAAGAATATTTCTATTGATAAAGCTCAACAGATGACCAATCGCGTTAAAACCATGGCTGCAAAAGAAGGGTTGGAATTTAACATGGATAAGATCGTAGTTGCTAACTCTTATAATGCCCATCGGATTATCCAGTGGGCTAAGACACACGGTCTCGCCCATAAAGCAGAAGAAGTGTTATTTGAGGCTTATTTTACCGCAGGTGCAAACATCGATGAGATTGATACCCTTGTTGATATTGCCGATCAGCTTGGACTTGATACAGACAAAGCCAGAAATATCTTGACAGGTGACAAATTTACTAATGTGGTAAAACATGATTTCCAAACGGCGCAGGGAATGAACATTCGCGGTGTTCCCCTATTTTTATTTGACCGCAAGTTTGTAGTTTCCGGTGCACAAGAGACAAAAACTTTTTTAAGTGCTTTAAAACAGGGATGGAATAACTGGCTGGAAAAACAACAAAAGATCCAAGATGCTGATGTAGATGGAATTATTTGTGGGCCTAATGGCAACTGCTGA
- a CDS encoding cupin domain-containing protein has protein sequence MSQRRIKPGEVINLYDLNDEFPEGATLALMKTSDMEAIRMVLPKGKEVTEHSVDGEVSVQCLEGKTEFIVDGETKVLSKGDWLYLSRHQPHSLNIIEDTVLLVTILFVGSSSEEE, from the coding sequence ATGAGTCAACGACGTATTAAACCGGGTGAAGTCATTAATTTATATGATTTAAACGACGAATTCCCAGAAGGTGCTACCCTTGCCCTCATGAAAACCTCAGATATGGAAGCCATACGTATGGTCCTTCCAAAAGGGAAAGAAGTTACAGAACACAGTGTTGACGGGGAGGTATCTGTTCAATGCCTGGAAGGAAAAACAGAATTTATTGTAGATGGGGAAACAAAGGTTTTATCAAAAGGAGACTGGCTATACCTTAGCCGCCATCAACCCCACTCGCTGAATATTATTGAAGATACTGTACTATTAGTAACTATACTTTTTGTGGGCTCATCATCTGAAGAAGAATAA
- a CDS encoding metal-dependent hydrolase, with protein sequence MDPVTHGIIGASASQSFSTQKEHRYAAVTGLLAAMLADLDILISDASDPLLNIEIHRQFSHSLIFIPVGALLAAGILWWFMRQKISFKKVYLFSLLGYATSGIVDSLTSYGTKLLWPFIDERFSWNIISVFDPLFSLGVLIAVGLAFYYSNNKIAQFAWAWMLLYLLFGMIQQERGKDVAKSLANQRNHQIEELVVKPTIGNIFLWSIRYKTTDTLYADGLHLMSLTAPTIYEGSAAPLLDWKKKYRSYQGTTLYNDIKRFDTLSDGYLIQHPEHPNIIGDGRYAMLPTALNPLWGIKIDTTNAEMHVPFKTFRNPTSNVRSNFLNMLLGRNHTFTR encoded by the coding sequence ATGGATCCCGTTACCCACGGTATTATAGGGGCCTCAGCCTCACAATCTTTTAGCACCCAAAAAGAACATCGCTATGCGGCAGTAACCGGTCTCCTTGCCGCAATGTTGGCCGATCTGGATATCTTGATCAGCGATGCCAGTGATCCCCTACTAAATATTGAGATACATCGTCAATTTTCTCATTCCTTAATTTTTATTCCAGTAGGTGCCCTACTCGCAGCAGGTATTCTCTGGTGGTTTATGCGCCAAAAAATCTCATTTAAAAAGGTATACCTCTTTAGCCTACTAGGCTATGCTACCAGCGGGATAGTTGACTCTTTAACCAGTTATGGTACTAAACTATTATGGCCCTTTATTGATGAGCGGTTCTCTTGGAATATCATATCAGTCTTTGATCCCCTTTTTTCTCTGGGTGTTCTAATAGCTGTAGGGCTTGCATTCTATTATAGTAACAATAAAATAGCACAATTTGCCTGGGCCTGGATGCTTCTATATCTGCTATTTGGTATGATACAGCAGGAACGAGGTAAAGATGTTGCCAAGTCATTAGCCAATCAACGCAATCACCAAATTGAAGAGCTTGTAGTAAAGCCTACAATAGGCAACATATTTTTATGGAGCATCCGTTATAAAACTACCGATACACTTTATGCCGACGGTCTGCATCTTATGTCTCTTACAGCCCCTACCATCTATGAAGGAAGTGCTGCCCCCCTTTTAGACTGGAAAAAAAAATATCGTTCATATCAGGGAACAACCCTTTATAATGATATTAAACGTTTTGATACCCTCTCTGATGGATATCTTATTCAACATCCCGAACACCCTAACATCATTGGGGATGGACGTTATGCTATGCTGCCTACAGCTTTAAATCCATTATGGGGTATCAAAATTGATACTACCAATGCCGAAATGCATGTTCCCTTTAAGACATTTCGCAACCCTACCTCGAATGTACGCTCGAATTTCTTGAATATGCTACTGGGCAGAAATCATACATTCACCAGATAA
- a CDS encoding SatD family protein → MDKFIVLIGDVEDSKELSNEERENLQVELDRILGRLSEGNSAIVSPYTITLGDEFQAVFKRADGVCTDILKILAELYPVKVRFSVGVGDINTPINNEQAIGMDGPAFHVARRGVEKLKKSGFLFHLSVAGQQLSTTAFINNSLQLLSQQVRSWNKNRLRILYMIKEGDNYKIITEELGISKAAFYKNKNAALLDIIGELSENMADIINHEIES, encoded by the coding sequence ATGGATAAGTTTATTGTGTTGATAGGAGATGTTGAGGATTCTAAGGAGTTATCTAATGAAGAAAGGGAGAATCTACAAGTTGAGCTTGATCGCATCTTAGGGAGGTTAAGTGAGGGTAATAGCGCGATAGTATCTCCCTATACCATTACGCTGGGTGATGAATTTCAGGCGGTATTCAAAAGGGCTGATGGGGTGTGCACTGATATCCTAAAAATTCTTGCAGAGCTTTACCCGGTAAAAGTACGTTTTTCTGTTGGGGTAGGGGATATAAATACCCCAATAAATAATGAGCAGGCTATAGGAATGGATGGGCCAGCCTTTCATGTCGCGCGGAGAGGGGTTGAAAAACTCAAGAAGAGTGGGTTCCTGTTTCATCTTAGTGTAGCCGGTCAACAGCTGTCGACTACTGCTTTCATAAACAACAGCTTGCAATTATTGTCACAGCAGGTGCGAAGCTGGAACAAAAACCGTTTGCGAATTTTATATATGATTAAAGAAGGGGATAATTATAAAATCATAACTGAAGAACTGGGGATATCAAAAGCGGCATTTTATAAAAATAAGAACGCAGCTTTGCTTGATATAATAGGGGAATTGAGTGAAAATATGGCAGACATTATTAATCATGAAATAGAGAGCTGA